In Sphingobacterium thalpophilum, a genomic segment contains:
- a CDS encoding RagB/SusD family nutrient uptake outer membrane protein has protein sequence MNRIAKSSLAILVLFMVTSCKDYLNIDQYFDDEFNIDSAYANTRYLEAYMWGAAAMFPDESNTIRSNYTPGPMATDEAINGLTGTGTTNIYYGMDFVTGNITPDFYGGLNQWGKYYKIIRKANNVLKNIDVPKDMSYADRNRIEGYTRFIRAYAYYNLIIDFGPPILLGDEVVNTNEDIAYYDRPRATYDEAMEYICGEFEKAAVQLPVDVSLLDFGKPTKGAAFALIARLRLIHASPLFNGGPVAASYFGSWIRKTDGTHYVSQQYDEKRWAVAAAAAKRVMDMGRYKLYTVPADERTPTLPAGVTSDPNFYGSFPNGAADIDAFRSYSDVFTGEAVASINPEYIWGRNTEYFRTDLNQGAFPPTLGGWGRFSVTQKVVDAYLMDDGRTKEEARGDTYFEAVADLPAGGTFGDLFTAQPRKFSGYPLNAGIFKMYANREMRFYASIGFNGAVWQALSSTTLNTHTAKYFYQEPDGRGGVSASSPNYPLTGYVIKKWVNPFDAISGTGARMMPKAYPIIRYAEILLSYAEALNNLTGSHTVQLGDKTYTVSRDESEIKGSFNAVRYRAGLPGLSAAQLANKAEVQKQIERERMVEFLWENRRFYDVRRWGKYEETEREPIRGMNPDGADRESFYKRISPGTSSFLTRQVDKKLIWVPIPRAEMRRLPSLDQNPGYN, from the coding sequence ATGAATAGAATTGCCAAATCCAGCTTAGCGATACTAGTGTTGTTTATGGTGACATCTTGTAAGGACTATCTAAATATTGATCAGTACTTTGACGATGAATTTAATATTGATTCGGCATATGCAAATACACGTTACTTAGAAGCGTATATGTGGGGGGCGGCAGCAATGTTCCCTGACGAATCCAATACGATCAGATCCAACTATACACCAGGGCCAATGGCGACAGATGAAGCTATAAATGGCCTTACAGGTACTGGGACAACCAATATTTACTACGGGATGGATTTTGTCACCGGAAATATTACGCCTGATTTTTATGGTGGACTTAACCAATGGGGAAAATATTATAAAATTATCCGCAAGGCGAACAATGTATTGAAAAACATTGATGTGCCAAAGGACATGAGCTACGCAGATCGTAACCGTATCGAAGGATATACACGTTTTATTAGAGCTTACGCATACTATAACCTCATTATAGATTTTGGCCCACCAATCTTGTTGGGAGATGAAGTTGTGAATACCAATGAGGATATTGCATATTATGACCGGCCCCGGGCGACGTATGATGAGGCTATGGAATACATCTGTGGTGAATTTGAAAAGGCTGCTGTACAACTTCCTGTTGATGTTAGTCTATTGGATTTCGGCAAACCGACAAAAGGTGCCGCATTTGCATTGATCGCCCGTTTGCGCTTGATCCATGCCAGTCCATTGTTTAATGGCGGACCTGTTGCCGCATCCTATTTTGGTAGCTGGATTCGCAAGACCGATGGCACACATTATGTATCACAACAATACGATGAAAAACGTTGGGCAGTAGCCGCTGCCGCTGCTAAGCGTGTTATGGATATGGGCCGGTATAAATTATATACAGTGCCTGCGGACGAAAGAACGCCTACACTTCCAGCTGGCGTAACGTCCGATCCCAACTTCTATGGAAGCTTTCCGAATGGGGCGGCTGATATTGATGCATTTAGATCATATTCTGACGTCTTTACCGGTGAGGCTGTCGCTTCAATCAATCCCGAATACATTTGGGGGCGTAATACAGAATATTTTAGAACGGATTTGAATCAGGGGGCATTTCCGCCAACTTTAGGAGGATGGGGACGTTTCTCGGTGACACAAAAAGTTGTAGATGCTTATCTGATGGATGACGGACGTACCAAAGAAGAAGCACGTGGCGATACGTATTTTGAGGCGGTGGCTGATCTTCCTGCCGGTGGAACCTTTGGCGATTTATTTACGGCTCAACCGCGTAAATTTTCAGGTTACCCACTGAATGCGGGGATATTTAAGATGTATGCAAACCGTGAAATGCGTTTTTATGCATCGATAGGTTTCAACGGTGCTGTGTGGCAGGCTTTGTCGAGTACAACGTTGAATACACATACGGCTAAATATTTTTATCAGGAACCTGATGGTCGAGGTGGTGTCTCGGCATCGTCGCCTAACTATCCATTAACTGGTTATGTTATTAAGAAATGGGTAAATCCATTTGATGCAATCAGTGGCACGGGGGCCAGAATGATGCCCAAAGCATATCCTATTATACGTTATGCAGAAATATTGTTATCCTACGCTGAAGCACTAAATAACCTTACTGGAAGCCATACGGTACAGCTTGGTGATAAAACCTATACCGTGAGCCGGGATGAAAGTGAAATAAAAGGTTCTTTTAATGCTGTTCGATACCGTGCGGGTTTACCAGGATTGTCTGCTGCGCAGCTTGCCAACAAGGCAGAGGTACAGAAGCAAATAGAACGTGAGCGTATGGTGGAGTTTCTATGGGAAAACAGACGCTTTTACGACGTACGCCGATGGGGTAAATACGAAGAGACTGAACGCGAACCAATTCGTGGTATGAACCCCGATGGTGCGGACCGGGAATCTTTCTACAAGCGAATTTCACCAGGTACATCGTCATTCTTGACACGTCAGGTAGACAAAAAATTAATTTGGGTGCCTATACCTCGTGCCGAAATGCGCAGATTACCATCATTGGATCAGAATCCGGGCTATAATTAG
- the rlmB gene encoding 23S rRNA (guanosine(2251)-2'-O)-methyltransferase RlmB codes for MQGNFQRRDRDHGERREVNQMVFGIRAVIEAIDSGKEIESLFIQRGLSGSLILELKALLKEHNIASQQVPIEKLNRITRKNHQGVIAVISPITYHDIEELLPQIYEKGETPLLLMLDGVTDVRNLGAIARTAECSGVHAIIVPKKGSAEVNPDAIKTSAGALYKIPVCRHDSLSKVGKFLIDSGVQLVASTEKTTSSIYDVDYTAPTCVIMGAEDVGVSNDLIRIADHLAKIPMYGEIGSLNVSVSAAVVIYEAIRQRIVKK; via the coding sequence ATGCAAGGAAATTTTCAGAGACGTGATCGCGACCACGGGGAAAGACGTGAAGTGAATCAGATGGTATTTGGTATTCGTGCTGTCATCGAAGCAATTGATAGTGGTAAAGAGATCGAGTCATTATTTATACAACGCGGTTTGAGCGGCAGTTTGATTCTAGAATTGAAAGCCTTGTTAAAGGAACATAATATCGCTTCTCAACAGGTGCCAATTGAAAAATTAAACCGCATAACACGTAAAAATCATCAAGGTGTAATTGCGGTTATTTCTCCAATTACCTATCATGATATAGAAGAACTTCTCCCTCAGATTTATGAAAAAGGTGAAACTCCTTTACTTCTGATGTTGGATGGAGTGACAGATGTGCGCAATTTGGGTGCTATTGCACGTACAGCGGAATGTTCTGGAGTACATGCCATCATTGTCCCTAAAAAGGGCTCAGCTGAGGTCAACCCTGATGCGATTAAAACATCTGCTGGAGCACTTTATAAAATCCCTGTCTGTCGCCATGATAGCTTGTCCAAAGTTGGTAAATTTTTGATTGATTCAGGTGTGCAATTAGTTGCCAGTACAGAAAAAACAACCTCGAGCATTTATGATGTGGATTATACAGCTCCAACCTGTGTGATTATGGGTGCAGAGGACGTTGGTGTTTCCAATGACCTAATCCGTATTGCCGACCACCTGGCCAAGATACCAATGTACGGTGAAATAGGTTCGTTAAATGTATCTGTGTCGGCCGCAGTAGTGATCTATGAAGCGATTCGTCAACGGATTGTTAAAAAATAA
- a CDS encoding calcineurin-like phosphoesterase family protein, producing MKKKEQYNRRVFIRATLVTGLGLTLNLYSCTKASAIPENKPGEPEPGNEDNTLRITGVLLSSRIESSKGGEYTIQGTGFKMGDQLYFESLNKLGVMGKFTVASKSASADNIVFVFPTELPSDSYRISVKRGAQSFLLGSTIVNLFFNANIPDKTGMTVKGVVYANGVGVANVVVSDGFEVTMTDAAGIYYLPSSKKGKYVFISIPGNYEVDSNVNAPQFFQRLSQPANIVEIKDFELKAANNEKHVVMVLGDMHLAKRTDDLNQFQKGFLPDVNQSIQNYKNAGNKVYALTLGDMTWDGYWYTNNYALPQYIVEMNKINAMVFNTMGNHDNDPKFYEDWGAEDKFRDVLGPTYYSFNIGKVHYIVLDNIEYINAGDTRNYNTKIVADQIEWLKKDLATITDKDTPIVIAMHAHLHTNPSLNTNGTETTGYRISNAQDFVNALNGFNTVHVLTGHTHINYNVETAATPHIMEHNTAAICATWWWTGNAGYAGNHICKDGAPGGYGIWAIDGRDLKWGYKSIGEHADYQFRAYDLNQVHLTKDKYAPNFKPTSDLKWESYAAEYANPNNNNEILINVWNYDKNWKVEVSENGQPLTVSRVRMRDPLHIVSYSAQRLNRDATPTEDFVSTLTAHMFKVKASSPNSTLLIKVTDRFGKVYQETMVRPKAFGYLMK from the coding sequence ATGAAAAAAAAAGAACAATATAACCGACGGGTCTTTATCCGAGCTACATTGGTAACCGGACTTGGCCTAACATTAAACTTATACAGCTGCACCAAAGCCTCAGCTATTCCTGAAAATAAGCCTGGCGAACCCGAACCGGGGAATGAAGATAATACATTACGGATAACCGGTGTGCTATTGTCCTCTCGGATAGAATCTTCCAAGGGGGGCGAATATACAATACAAGGAACAGGATTCAAGATGGGGGATCAGCTATATTTTGAATCACTGAATAAACTCGGTGTAATGGGGAAATTTACTGTCGCAAGCAAATCTGCTTCTGCAGATAATATTGTTTTTGTTTTCCCTACGGAATTGCCATCGGATAGTTATCGGATATCCGTAAAACGCGGAGCCCAGTCATTTTTGTTGGGATCAACCATTGTCAATTTATTTTTTAATGCGAATATCCCCGACAAAACAGGAATGACTGTAAAGGGTGTTGTTTACGCCAATGGTGTAGGTGTTGCCAATGTTGTGGTATCAGACGGCTTTGAAGTGACAATGACGGATGCAGCTGGTATATATTATTTACCTTCTTCCAAAAAAGGAAAATATGTGTTTATTTCCATACCGGGAAACTATGAAGTTGATTCAAACGTCAATGCGCCTCAATTCTTTCAACGCCTTTCGCAGCCGGCAAACATTGTTGAGATTAAAGATTTTGAGCTTAAGGCTGCAAATAATGAAAAACATGTGGTCATGGTGTTGGGAGATATGCACTTGGCTAAACGTACGGATGACCTGAATCAGTTTCAGAAAGGATTCCTGCCCGATGTTAATCAGTCAATACAAAACTATAAAAATGCGGGCAATAAAGTGTATGCGCTGACATTGGGAGATATGACTTGGGATGGGTATTGGTATACCAATAATTATGCACTGCCGCAGTATATTGTTGAAATGAATAAGATCAACGCGATGGTATTTAATACCATGGGCAATCATGATAACGATCCAAAGTTTTATGAGGATTGGGGAGCTGAAGATAAGTTCCGTGATGTATTGGGGCCGACTTATTATTCATTCAATATAGGTAAGGTACATTACATTGTTTTAGATAATATTGAATATATTAATGCCGGTGATACAAGGAACTATAATACAAAAATTGTCGCTGATCAGATTGAATGGCTCAAAAAAGATCTAGCAACCATTACGGATAAGGATACGCCGATTGTGATCGCCATGCATGCACATTTACATACCAATCCAAGTCTCAATACGAACGGTACCGAAACCACAGGATATCGGATAAGCAATGCGCAGGATTTTGTGAACGCCTTGAATGGATTTAACACCGTACATGTGCTCACGGGACATACGCATATCAATTATAACGTAGAAACTGCTGCTACGCCGCATATCATGGAGCATAATACAGCTGCCATCTGTGCGACCTGGTGGTGGACCGGTAACGCGGGGTATGCAGGCAATCATATTTGTAAGGATGGGGCGCCAGGAGGCTATGGAATATGGGCGATAGACGGAAGAGATTTAAAGTGGGGGTATAAGAGTATCGGTGAGCATGCTGATTATCAATTTAGGGCTTATGATCTTAATCAGGTGCATCTTACCAAAGATAAATATGCCCCAAATTTTAAGCCTACAAGTGATCTTAAATGGGAGAGTTATGCGGCGGAATATGCGAATCCCAATAACAACAATGAGATACTGATCAATGTTTGGAATTACGATAAAAATTGGAAAGTCGAAGTGAGTGAAAATGGTCAACCGTTGACAGTCTCCCGTGTTCGTATGCGAGATCCATTGCATATTGTTTCCTATTCAGCACAGCGACTTAATCGAGATGCTACCCCCACCGAGGACTTTGTGAGCACTTTGACAGCGCACATGTTTAAAGTGAAGGCCTCTTCTCCCAACAGCACCTTGTTAATTAAAGTAACCGATCGTTTTGGTAAGGTTTATCAAGAAACTATGGTTAGACCCAAAGCTTTCGGATACCTGATGAAGTAG
- a CDS encoding DNA polymerase III subunit gamma/tau codes for MDNFIVSARKYRPITFDSVVGQQHITGTLKNAIHNNQLAQAFLFCGPRGVGKTTCARILAKTINCENILAGTEPCGACASCKSFQNGNSFSIHELDAASNNSVDDIRNLIDQVRIPPQAGKYKIYIIDEVHMLSQAAFNAFLKTLEEPPSYAIFILATTEKHKILPTILSRCQIFDFNRIKVEDMASHLARIADREGIAYDQDGLHIIAQKADGGLRDALSMFDQIVSFSNKNVTYQAVIDNLNILDYDYYFKLTDAILTEDAAQTLLIFNEILNHGFDGSHFIAGLSAHFRNLLVAKEPATLKLLEVSDSIRQKYLQQSQKASPGFLLSALNISNQCEINYKTSKNQRLQVELSLLKTCHIASAIKLSQLGSVQIPSATEGVKKKLPEPVVGQAQQTSVVPTPQATSPANAPVVENPVTPRSQANPVNYQASETKEEVKKDPISNVPPKVKKGGWGASTAAIIPSLPDLNTIYDNNAVAKEGDEPELIRGSEQRDVSFGQFIAVWNSYAEQLKAENKINLYTMMTAMQPRLNGVLIEIDVENGVQMDVLQSAKVDVLNYLRVKLQNFSLDLQGVMMEHTISRKPYTSQEKYQAMVNKNPLLDTLRKEFNLGLS; via the coding sequence ATGGATAATTTTATTGTTTCTGCACGTAAATACCGCCCGATTACCTTTGATTCGGTTGTAGGTCAGCAACACATTACTGGTACCTTAAAGAATGCGATACACAACAATCAGTTGGCGCAGGCATTTTTATTTTGTGGTCCCCGCGGTGTGGGGAAAACTACCTGTGCACGTATTTTAGCTAAAACAATAAATTGTGAAAATATCTTAGCAGGCACTGAACCTTGTGGTGCATGTGCTAGCTGTAAGTCTTTCCAAAATGGAAATTCTTTCAGTATTCATGAACTGGATGCCGCATCCAATAATTCCGTAGATGATATCCGCAACCTGATTGATCAAGTACGCATACCACCACAGGCTGGAAAATATAAAATCTATATCATAGATGAGGTGCATATGCTTTCTCAAGCGGCTTTCAATGCTTTTTTGAAGACATTGGAGGAACCTCCTTCCTATGCTATCTTTATCCTGGCGACTACTGAAAAACATAAGATTTTACCAACGATTCTTTCGCGCTGTCAGATTTTTGATTTTAACCGGATCAAAGTGGAAGATATGGCCAGTCATTTGGCCCGTATCGCTGACAGGGAAGGTATTGCTTATGATCAGGACGGATTACATATCATTGCCCAAAAGGCCGATGGTGGCCTTCGGGATGCCTTGTCGATGTTCGATCAGATCGTCAGTTTTTCCAATAAAAATGTCACCTATCAAGCTGTAATCGATAATTTGAATATCTTGGATTACGATTATTATTTTAAGCTAACGGATGCTATTTTAACTGAGGATGCAGCACAAACTTTATTGATTTTCAATGAGATTTTAAATCACGGGTTTGATGGCAGTCATTTCATAGCCGGTCTGTCTGCACATTTTAGAAATTTGCTGGTTGCTAAAGAGCCGGCTACGCTAAAATTATTGGAAGTCAGTGATAGTATTCGTCAAAAGTATCTGCAGCAGTCCCAAAAAGCTTCTCCAGGATTTTTGTTATCTGCATTGAATATTTCCAATCAATGTGAGATCAACTATAAGACAAGTAAAAATCAACGCCTGCAAGTTGAACTTTCACTCCTCAAGACATGTCATATCGCAAGTGCGATTAAATTGAGCCAGCTTGGATCCGTACAGATTCCTTCGGCAACCGAGGGCGTAAAAAAAAAACTTCCTGAGCCAGTAGTTGGACAAGCGCAACAAACCTCGGTAGTCCCTACTCCGCAAGCGACTTCTCCAGCGAATGCTCCTGTCGTTGAAAACCCTGTGACACCGCGTTCGCAAGCTAACCCCGTAAATTATCAGGCTTCCGAGACTAAGGAAGAGGTGAAAAAAGATCCTATTTCCAACGTGCCTCCTAAAGTAAAAAAAGGCGGGTGGGGAGCATCTACTGCAGCAATTATTCCGTCTTTGCCGGATTTGAATACCATATACGATAACAATGCGGTTGCCAAAGAAGGTGATGAGCCTGAATTAATACGTGGAAGCGAACAACGTGATGTTTCATTCGGTCAATTTATTGCTGTTTGGAATAGTTATGCTGAACAGCTGAAAGCGGAAAACAAGATTAACTTGTATACCATGATGACGGCTATGCAACCGCGGTTAAATGGGGTATTGATTGAAATTGATGTCGAAAATGGTGTTCAGATGGATGTATTGCAAAGTGCAAAGGTTGATGTGTTGAACTACCTACGTGTGAAACTCCAGAATTTTTCGTTGGATCTGCAGGGGGTGATGATGGAACATACGATTTCACGCAAGCCCTATACTTCCCAGGAGAAGTATCAAGCGATGGTCAACAAAAACCCGCTTTTAGATACTTTGCGGAAGGAGTTTAACTTGGGACTAAGCTAA
- a CDS encoding DUF1735 domain-containing protein, which translates to MKRSFIAILTASMALVACKDNEVFEKEMYKNEVALISSDYHNTFKEVVRLTGEEVIGYVAASSGGTHAPDKDLVIALEEDSEPLVKYNFAVYDNSEDLYAKLLPKEKYDIMDKRIVIKAGELTGRTMVKLRPDGLSPDSTYFIGLKATGSSGVEINPKKSTILYQVIIENEYASQAKNTMYSMVGFANGLSTAANKQLFPLTSNSVRMVAGNETFISKVPNITKNCLTLEIDDFNNVKIKPYKDIQVVQLDNDPMYPNKFKVEEAFGMRTNVFLLSYQYTIGNVTTIMKERVEMQVK; encoded by the coding sequence ATGAAACGAAGTTTTATCGCTATACTGACAGCTTCGATGGCTTTAGTTGCCTGTAAGGACAATGAAGTATTCGAAAAGGAAATGTATAAAAATGAGGTAGCATTAATAAGTTCTGATTATCACAATACGTTTAAAGAAGTGGTTCGCTTGACGGGAGAAGAGGTAATTGGCTATGTAGCGGCATCTTCAGGAGGTACCCATGCGCCTGATAAAGATCTTGTTATTGCACTGGAAGAGGATTCAGAACCTTTAGTAAAATACAATTTTGCTGTTTACGATAATTCGGAAGATCTGTATGCCAAATTACTTCCTAAAGAGAAGTATGACATCATGGACAAAAGGATTGTGATCAAAGCAGGCGAGCTAACAGGCCGTACCATGGTTAAATTGCGACCAGATGGATTATCTCCGGACTCTACCTATTTTATTGGGCTGAAAGCAACAGGTTCATCCGGTGTTGAAATCAATCCTAAGAAAAGCACCATATTGTATCAGGTCATCATAGAGAATGAATATGCATCACAGGCCAAAAATACCATGTATTCAATGGTGGGGTTTGCCAATGGTTTGTCTACAGCGGCGAATAAACAGCTATTTCCATTAACCAGCAATAGCGTGCGGATGGTCGCCGGAAATGAAACCTTTATATCTAAAGTACCTAATATTACGAAAAACTGTCTTACGTTGGAGATAGATGATTTTAATAACGTAAAGATAAAGCCCTACAAAGATATTCAGGTCGTACAATTGGACAATGACCCAATGTATCCGAATAAATTCAAAGTGGAAGAAGCATTTGGTATGCGCACAAACGTGTTTTTATTGTCATATCAATATACGATAGGCAATGTGACGACAATTATGAAGGAACGTGTTGAAATGCAGGTTAAATAA
- a CDS encoding BACON domain-containing protein — MILTSCKDDLAVDGAFALKDNPSKLTAAADGLSETYTVQATGKWKVEPLRKENWLKIDPMEGNGNGTFTVTVHKNTDPEARELTLFFTLDGKLQNNVLKVEQAGTTDQGQVKDPYLKIDGISNRLEVLEEGSNGQYILRSTGKWKVAVEDESDWVKVSPMEGEGDTPITITVNKNTDIERTANLLLFLDDVQQASPLTVYQKGQKLQVEGDVVLQEDFNWLTYGSEIFNATSGETRIALWSTEELAKGWTSTINTTEGGGNYASIYARPGFIKLGRTNYGGDLISPKLANVQRTKNLLVTFKAVRYATGDHYLLNVGVKGPGTVSVSQFNVMNVATPNSNLESCRAAWQAPEATYSFVVTGATAETQIWLLGGAFDQRAGNWPATVNRIFVDDIVVTVAK, encoded by the coding sequence ATGATACTAACATCCTGTAAAGACGATCTTGCGGTAGATGGTGCTTTTGCACTAAAAGATAACCCATCAAAATTGACCGCTGCGGCTGATGGTTTATCTGAAACCTACACTGTTCAGGCGACAGGCAAATGGAAGGTTGAGCCCCTCCGAAAAGAAAACTGGCTTAAAATCGATCCAATGGAGGGGAATGGAAATGGAACATTTACCGTTACCGTCCACAAAAATACCGATCCCGAAGCGCGTGAACTGACTTTGTTTTTTACTTTAGATGGAAAGTTACAAAATAACGTGCTGAAGGTAGAACAGGCAGGAACCACAGATCAAGGACAGGTGAAAGATCCCTATTTAAAAATAGATGGCATATCCAACCGTTTGGAAGTTCTGGAAGAGGGAAGTAATGGACAATATATTCTCCGTTCTACAGGTAAGTGGAAAGTTGCGGTGGAGGACGAGTCTGACTGGGTTAAGGTTTCCCCTATGGAAGGTGAGGGCGATACCCCGATAACAATCACTGTAAATAAAAATACCGACATTGAGCGTACAGCAAATCTATTGTTATTTTTAGACGATGTGCAACAGGCATCTCCGCTAACGGTATATCAGAAAGGCCAAAAATTGCAAGTAGAGGGCGATGTCGTTCTTCAGGAGGACTTTAACTGGCTGACCTATGGAAGCGAGATCTTTAATGCGACTTCAGGCGAAACCAGGATTGCTTTATGGAGCACGGAAGAGTTGGCCAAAGGCTGGACCAGTACGATCAATACGACAGAAGGTGGCGGTAATTATGCATCGATTTATGCGCGACCAGGCTTTATTAAATTAGGGCGTACGAACTACGGCGGCGATCTAATTTCGCCGAAGCTGGCCAATGTACAGCGTACAAAAAATCTATTGGTTACCTTCAAAGCTGTACGATATGCCACTGGTGATCATTATCTACTCAACGTTGGTGTCAAAGGACCGGGAACGGTCAGCGTGAGCCAATTTAATGTGATGAACGTTGCAACTCCTAATTCGAATCTAGAATCGTGCAGGGCTGCATGGCAAGCTCCAGAGGCGACCTATTCTTTTGTTGTTACGGGAGCTACTGCGGAGACTCAAATTTGGTTATTGGGTGGCGCTTTTGATCAGCGTGCTGGTAATTGGCCAGCTACTGTTAACCGTATCTTTGTCGACGATATCGTTGTTACCGTCGCTAAATAA